Below is a window of Synechococcus sp. UW179A DNA.
TCCGAGGCCTGTGATCGGGTCAAAACCAAAGAAGCGCAATTGCCCAGATGCATCCGGTTTGACCAGCGCGTTCCATAGGGATTCATCGTTGTCGAAGCGATAATCGACGCGGTGAATCGTATTTGAAAATTGTTGGTTAGCGGCATCTCTGTAGGCTGCGCTTTCGGATTTGGGAACCCCCCCCCTCGGCGATCACTTCAGGCACGAGTCGGAAGCTCGCTTGATCGGTTGTATTAAGGACTGAGTTTGTGCTTCCTTGGGTTTTAGTGTTGTCTTTACTTCGAATAATCTTATTGAGAGCGTTAATGCTCTCTCCCTTCATGCGTTCTGCTTCTTTTTTGATTCCCTGGAAGCGAAGTGCGATGCGTGAGATTAATAACCCACCAACTTGTGTTGCTTGGTCAAGCAGCGTGTTTTTGATCAACTGGAGGCTTGATCTCCCATTCTTAGAGGATGGGAAGGAGGCGACATCTCTTTGTTTGAAGTCTGGAATTCCGTCTTCATTGTGGTCCCAGGGTTGTTGACTCAAAGGATCGGTTTCGCGCTCAATTATATCTTCGACACCGTCATTATCTGAATCGATTCCTCCTTTTGAAGCGCTTGTTTTGTCTGACTCTATAGATTTTGATCGTTCAACTGTGGCAATGGTGTTAATTGAAAACACGAGAGTGTTGTCTGTCTCTGATCCGTCGCGATTGAAGTTGCCCGATGAATTGCAGAATTTGTTCGACTCAACGCAGATAATTCCATCCTCTGTGCTATCGATGGCTGGTGTGAATCTGGCGCTGTAATTGGTTCCTGAGCCCGTAAAGTTTGAAATAGAGCCGCCCGAATAATTGAGATCAGATTCGGTGAAATCACTCGATGGACTTGAGAGAGTAAAGATGACTTTCGCCGTCTGTCCCCGCTTCAGTGATGTCACCGCCGATGACAGTGCAATGGAAGGTGT
It encodes the following:
- a CDS encoding Ig-like domain-containing protein, which produces AAAEINTSYASSSISNLGDENLNVSSGTATTSEANTLAAATTGVVTATISDGDMATLAGLNETGNAYSITIADTSVLTSALNSLGDKTTVAINATNINKLTGTATDLISLYVSSGISDLGSEIITLTDTSLAASILNALDGNTSGTIDAGTINTLTGTATDLNAAYASSGISNLGDETVTLIDTSLAASILNTLDGHTTGIIDASSISELIGSESDIATSYGSEGISNLNKEAETRTPSIALSSAVTSLKRGQTAKVIFTLSSPSSDFTESDLNYSGGSISNFTGSGTNYSARFTPAIDSTEDGIICVESNKFCNSSGNFNRDGSETDNTLVFSINTIATVERSKSIESDKTSASKGGIDSDNDGVEDIIERETDPLSQQPWDHNEDGIPDFKQRDVASFPSSKNGRSSLQLIKNTLLDQATQVGGLLISRIALRFQGIKKEAERMKGESINALNKIIRSKDNTKTQGSTNSVLNTTDQASFRLVPEVIAEGGGSQIRKRSLQRCR